The DNA segment TTCGGCGCTGGACGGCTTCGTGGGCGCGGGCCTCAACGGGCAGAGCAGTTCGGTGTCGGCGCTGGTCGTGCCGGGTTCGGCCACCTTCGGGGCGACCTCGGACCTCTACGACATCAAGGCCTATACGCTGGTCAACGCCAACCTCGGCATCCGTTCCTCGGACGGCAAGTGGACGGCGTCGGTCTGGGGCAAGAACATCTTCAACACCTATTACTGGAGCAACGCCACGCAGGTTTACGACACCTTCGTGCGCTACACTGGCCGGCCGGCGGAATACGGCATCACGGTCGGCATGAACTTCTGACGAAGCAACCTACCCTCCTGAAAAGGCCCGGAAACCGCGAGGTTTCCGGGCCACTTTTTTCCCGTTATGACGGATGAAGATCAGATGCTGGTATGCCCGCCATCGATCGCGAACGAGGCGCCGGTGGCGAACGAGGCTTCGTCCGACAGCAGCCAGCGCACCGCGCCCGCGATCTCGGAAGGCTGGCCGAAGCGGTTCATCGGATGGACGGCGGCCAGCGCCTGTTCCAGCCCGGCATCCACTTCCATCGCGCCCTTCAGCATCGGCGTGAGCGTACCGCCCGGCAGCACGGCATTGATGCGGATGCCCTTCGTCGCATAGTCGATCGCGCCGCCGCGCGTCAGGCCCATCGCCCCGGCCTTGCTGGCGCAATACTCGCTGCCGTTCGGGAAACCGACCATGGCGGACGTGGAGACGATGTTGACGATCGCCCCGCCCTTGTCGAGCATCGTGCGGATCTCGTGCTTGTTGCAGAGGAACAGCCCGCGCAGGTTCACCGCGTGGCAGCGATCCCATTCGCCGAGTTCAATCTCGTGCAGCAGCTTGCCACGCTGGGGGACACCGGCGGCGTTGCAGGCGCCGTCGAGGCGGCCGTAAGTGCTCACCGCTGCCCCGATCATCGCGATGACCGAGCTTTCATCCGCCACGTCCGCCGCGATGCCCTGCGCGGTGCCGCCCGCCTGCCCGATCGCGGCGGCGACGGCCTGCGCCTTGCCGCCATCGAGGTCCGCCACGGTGACCCGGCAGCCCGCCTCGCCCAGCGCGAGCGCCACCGCTTCGCCGATCCCGCTGCCACCGCCGGTGACGACGATCGACTTGTCCTGAAGACCTTTCATTCCTTCGTTCTCCCATCTTGGCCCAGTCGGCCCGAAGCTGCGATTTTGGCCATGTTGAAGAACAAAGATTGAACATGGCGATCTACCAGGCTCGCTCTTGTCCTCCAATCTCGTAAACATCGGTCTCGATCGAGCACCTGTAGCTCTCTGCGATGTTGAACATCTCTGTCTGGAGAGATGCGATCTCATCATCGAGGCTGACGCCATCGGCACCCTGATCATAGGCGACGGTCAGCGTGTAATCGCAGTTCCCGGTCTTTTGCATCTGGTAATCCCGCTCCAGCATCGCCTCAATGCGCTCGCGAGCGGGCTTTCTGCCACGACCATGCTTGTTGAAGTTCTCGATGGTCAGATGCAGGGCGATGGTGACAGAAGGCGGCTTTTCCGGCAGCCCGATCCTTGAAGGAATGACGTCAAGCGCCCGATAGACGGTCATTCTTGAGATCTTGAGGTCGCGCGCGACGCTGGCCTTGCTCGCGCCGGCGGTGATCCGGCGTCGGATTTCATCGTCATCGATGTTTTTCTTCCGGCCTTTGTAGACGCCTTCGGCGCGCGCCGCCTCGATCCCGGCGCGCTGCCGGTCCTTGATGAACGTCAGTTCCATGTCCGCGACCATGCCCAGAATGGTGATCACCATCCGCCCCATGCTTCCGGCCGTCGTCACCTCCGGCTCAAGCACCCGCAATGAGGCTCCCTTCTGGTCGAGTTCATGAACCAGATTGAGAACATCGCGTGTGGAGCGACCGAGCCGATCGAGACGCAGGACGACGAGTTCGTCATCGGCGCGCAGGAACTGCATGATCGTCTCAAGCTCCGTGCGTCCAGTGCGCGATGCGCCCGAGCCTGTTTCGGAGCGGAGGATTTCACAGCCCGCTGCCTTCAACCGGGCAACCTGGATGTCGAGATCCTGGTCGATGGTGCTGACGCGGGCGTAGCCGACGCGGGTCATGGGCAAATCCGTCACATTAGGGTGGCTTTGCCCTCGTACAGTAACATTGGTGACGGAACCACCCTTTTGTGACATGTCGTATATGTCACTTCCGATCGTCACGTTCGGGTGTACCCAAATGTTATAGGCCGATCAGCCGCCTCACGCTGCAAGCCGTCCAAAATCAATCCGGTCGTTCAGGTCGAGGTCGAAGCGGCCATAAGGGTTCACATGACTGTAGAGGCTCTGTTGCAAAAATCGTGAAGCTTGAGCATGCTTGGCGGAGATTGGACGGACGGAACGATGACGGATTTCAAGTGGCGCCATTTCCAGGGTGATGTGATCCTGTGGGCGGTGCGCTGGTATTGTCGCTATCCGATCAGCTATCGCGACCTTGAGGAAATGCTGGCGGAACGCGGCATTTCGGTCGACCATACGACGATCTATCGCTGGGTCCAGTGCTACGCCCCGGAGATGGAGAAGCGGCTGCGCTGGTTCTGGCGGCGTGGCTTTGATCCGAGCTGGCGCCTGGATGAAACCTACGTCAAGGTGCGGGGCAAGTGGACCTACCTGTACCGGGCAGTCGACAAGCGGGGCGACACGATCGATTTCTACCTGTCGCCGACCCGCAGCGCCAAGGCAGCGAAGCGGTTCCTGGGCAAGGCCCTGCGAGGCCTGAAGCACTGGGAAAAGCCTGCCACGCTCAATACCGACAAAGCGCCGAGCTATGGTGCAGCGATCACCGAATTGAAGCGCGAAGGAAAGCTGGACCGGGAGACGGCCCACCGGCAGGTGAAGTATCTCAATAACGTGATCGAGGCCGATCACGGAAAGCTCAAGATACTGATCAAGCCGGTGCGCGGTTTCAAATCGATCCCCACGGCCTATGCCACGATCAAGGGATTCGAAGTCATGCGAGCCCTGCGCAAAGGACAGGCTCGCCCCTGGTGCCTGCAGCCCGGCATCAGGGGCGAGGTGCGCCTTGTGGAGAGAGCTTTTGGCATTGGGCCCTCGGCGCTGACGGAGGCCATGGGCATGCTCAACCACCATTTCGCAGCAGCCGCCTGATCGGCGCAGAGCGACAGCCTACCTCTGACTGCCGCCAATCTTTGCAACAGAGCCATCACGGCCAAGCTATTGCGACTGCCCTTCCGAAAGGCCCTCGCCGAACACCCATTCGGCGAACAGCGGACGCAAGTCCCGGCCGCTCGCTTCCTCCATCGCCCGCTTTAGGTCTATGCTGGTGACCGTGCCGCCCGCATGGTCACGGGTGTAGCGGCGCAGGCCAGACCAGAACGCGGCATCGCCGAGCGTGACCCGGAGCTGCGCCATGAACAGCGCGCCCTTGCTGTATTGGATCGCGCGTCGGACGCCCAATGTCGGGTAGGTGCCGTTCCAAGCCAGCGGCTTGTCAAAACCCATCGCTCGCGCCTTTTCAAACCGGCTTCTGGCTTCATTGAGTTCGGCTTCATACGCGGCGCGACCGTAGCGATGCTGCTTCCATGCGGCCGTCATGAATGTCGTGATGCCCTCGTTCAGCCAGAAGTCCTTGAGGGTTTCGCATGTGATCAGGTTGCCCCACCATTGATGGGTAAGTTCGTGTACGATGGCCCAATCCTGCGACGGATCATCTGGCTGCCTCGGCAGCGCATCGCTGCCGAGGACGGAGTATGTCGCCGCCTCCTGCGCCTCATCGCCTTCGACCAGAAGCTGGCTGTAGTCGGCAACCGGAAGCGGCATGCCCGCCTTGGCGGAGAGAAAGGCGACCATATCCTTTGTCCCTGCCAAGCGTCGTTTCAGCTCGCCCGCGTCGGCAGTGTTGCTCAGATAGGTGAGCCTTTTTGATCCGACCCGTTCGCTGACCCGCGTGAGTCGACCCACCGCAAAGCCGTAAAGATAGGCCGAGTAGGGCCGAGGCGCTTTCCAGGTATGGATCTCGCTGCCGTCCGCTCCCGGTCGCCGCACGATCATGTTGCCGACTGACAGGCTGGTCATCCCGGCCGGAACACGCAGATCGAGCGAGAAGGCCGCTTTCTCGCCGAACTTGTTCTGGGAACACACCATCCAGTCGCAGGCAAAATAGCTGGTGTAGAGCGTCGTCGCCGAGCCGGCGAACCCACGTGCAGGGCGGCCATGATAGGACAACTCCAGCTTGACCGTGCGTCCACGCCGGAGCGGCCGGGGCAGATCGAAGCCGAGCACATCGCCTTCCACAGTATGAGCGAGCGCCACGCCATCGAGGGTTGCACTGTCGATGCCGAGAGTGTTGGCGGAGAAATTCAGCCGCCGGACGCCATCCACCGTCGCGCGTAGCGTGATCTTCTCACGTCCCGCGACGGTCCTGTTCTCGATGTCCGGGGTAAGCGCGAGCCTGTAGCTCGCTACCTCGAATCCATCCCCAGGCCTGTTGGCGGCGAACGCAGGGCTGCACAGCAACCCCAGAGCCGTCCCGGCTAACGGTGACGCCAACATTCTGCGGATCACTGATGCCCCTTTATACTCATAGCTTCTATCGATGGGGCCAACACCTAGGCGCGGTCGTGGTAGGATCACGCCGGCTTTGCCGCAGGCGCGGAAGATTGGCGTCCAAGCGTCCGATACACGGTTGGCCGCGATATCGAGAACACCTCGGCGAGATCGCTGATCGAATAGTCGTCGGTGTCGTACATGCGGCGCAACTCCTTCTGCTGGCGATCCGACAGCTTGGGCTTCTTGCCGCGCAGCTTCCCTTTCGAACGTGCGACCACCATGCCTTCGCGGGTCCGCATCCGGATCAGGTCGGCCTCGAACTCGGCGAAGGTGGCGAGGATGTTGAAGAACAGCTTGCCCATCGGGTCGGACGGATCGTGGACACTGGCCCCGAGCTGTAGCTTTACGCCCCGCATGGCGAGGTCGTCGCCGATCGCGCGCGCGTCGGGCACCGACCGCGCAAGACGGTCGAGCTTGGGCACCACCAGCGTGTCGCCGCTTCGGACCGCCGCGAGCGCCTGATCCAGACCGGGGCGGGTCCGGTTCGTCCCGGTAAAGCCCTTGTCGGTGTAGATGCGATTGGCCGCGACGCCGAGTTTGACCAGCGCGTCCTGTTGGGCGGCAAGGTCCTGTTTGTCGGTGGAGCATCGGGCGTAGCCGATCAGCGTGTGTGTCATGGTGAAATCTGTAACGTAAAGGGGTCCCTCAACGCAAAAGATATAGTACCATCTATATGAGACTCGGCTTTTGGCGGTTTCCCGTGCCTCGACAGGTCAGCTGGCGACCGTCCGCTGAACGATCCTCTTTCGGACGGGGCAGATCACCATGACCGATGATCGTAAGTCGGAATCGGGAAGTGCCGAAGTCGCGCCACGGATGGCTGTGCTCCGTCGGCACCTCCATGATGCGGTGCCGCTGGACCAAGCCGCGACCGACGCCGGCATCTCGCTCCGCACCGCTCGCCGCTGGCTCGCCCGCTACCGCGCCGATGGTCCGGCGGGGCTGGCGCGTCCTACCCGACCCGAAGCCGGCAAGCGTACCTTCCCGAAAGAACTAGTCGAACTGATCGAGGGCATGGCGCTGCTCAAACCGCCGCCATCGATCGTGACCATCCATCGCCGTCTCGCCGCCATCGTCGGCGAACGGCAATGGCGAATGCCGTCCTATGGCAGCGTGCGCGATATCGTGCGGCGGATCGATCCGGCGATGCTGACCTTGGCACATGAAGGTGCTGCCGCCTTCCGCGACAAGTTCGAGTTGGTGCATCGGCACCGCGCCGAACACCCCAATGCGATCTGGCAAGCCGATCACACCCAGCTCGATATCCTGATCCTCGATGCCGGCGGTCGCCCGGTGCGGCCGTGGCTGACGACGGTGCTGGACGATCACTCGCGCGTGATAGCAGGCTACATGGTTTTCCTCGGCGCGCCCTCCGCGCTCAACACGTCGCTCGCGCTGCGACAGGCGATTTGGCGCAAGGCCGATCCGACCTGGCCGGTATGCGGCATTCCCGACGTCCTGTACGTCGATCACGGATCGGACTTCACCAGCCTTCATCTCGAACAGGCTGCGGCCGATCTGCGTATCCGCCTGATCTACTCTGCCGTCGCGCGTCCACAGGGGCGCGGCAAGATCGAGCGGCTGTTCCGCACCATCAACACCGAACTGTTGGCGGAACTGCCGGGCAATCTTCGTAACGGCAAACCGGTATCGCCCCCGCGCCTGACGCTTCCCGAACTGGACGCTGCGATCGGCACATACATCGTGGCGACCTATAACGTCCGCCCGCACAGGGCGATCGGCGTACCGCCCGTCGATGCGTGGCGCGGCGATGGCTGGCTGTCCCGGATGCCGGAAACGCTGGAGGAACTGGACGCGCTGCTGGTCATGGTCGCCAAGCCGCGCATCGTCCACCGCGACGGCATCCGTTTCGAGGGGCTGCGATACTTCAACCCTACGCTCGCCGCCTATGTCGGCGAGCCGGTGACGATCCGCTACGATCCTCGCGACGTAGGCGAGGTTCGGATATTCCATCGCAACGTCTTTCTGTGCCGGGCCGTCAGCCCCGACCATGCCGGCCTGAGTATCACTCTCAAGGACGTGCAAGCCGCCCGCATCGCCTATCGTCGTCGCCTGCGGAGCGAGATCGGAGAGCGGAAGGCCCGCGTTGCGGACTATCTGCCCGCGATCTTGCGCCCGCTGGGTTCCGGCTCGGTGCGCGCCTCAACGCCAAAACCCACGCCTGCCACGTCCCCCGAGGTGACACGGAGCAAGCCGCGTCTCCGCACCTATTACGAGGGCGAGTGATGGCAGACGGCAGCGCTCGCGCCACCAGCTTCATCTCGACGCAGGAACATCGCCGCTTCACCGAGTTTGCCAACGCCGTCCGCAAGCACCGCTACATTGGCTTGTGTCACGGCACGGCCGGCGTCGGCAAAACCCTTTCCGCGCGACGCTACGCGCGCTGGGACGGCGCAGTCGATCTGCTCATGACCTGGGGTGCGCGGCAGGCGTCCGATCTCAAGATATATGCCGACCTCGCCCGTGCGCGTGCCGTGTTCTATACGCCGACAGTCGGCAGCACGCTGCGCGAGCTTCGTCAGGACCTGCCCCGCCTCATCGATCGGGTCGATATCTGTATCGATCAGCATGTCCGGCCCAAGGATCAGATCGTCGTTTCGCCCCGGAAGCATTTCGTCGAACTGCTGATCGTCGATGAAGCCGACCGCCTGTCCAACACGGGGCTGGAATATCTGCGTGACCTGTTCGACCGGCAGGGCATCGGCCTTATCCTGATCGGGATGCCGGGCATCGAAAAGCGCATGGAGCGATACGCACAGCTTTTCAGCCGTGTCGGCTTCGCCCACCAGTACCGGCCCTTGCAGGATCAGGAGCTGACCTTTGTCCTCACGCGGCGCTGGCGCGACCTCGGACTCGCGATGGACGAAGCGGACTTCACCGACGCGCAGGCGGTCGCCACCATCGTGCGGATCACGGGCGGCAACTTCCGTCTGCTCCACCGGCTGTTCGTTCAGATCGAGCGCATCCTGAGGATCAACGGCCTGAACGCGATCACTGACGACGTGGTGGAAGCTGCACGCAGCACCCTCGTGATCGGTGTCACTTAGCGCTGACAGAACGGTGCCAATCAGCGCTGATATCTACAACGCTCTTGGGCCAACGAGCATGTCGCAAAATTCGTTTGCAAAACAGATTCCTTTATAGGCACATTTGCAACATGCTCATTGGCTATGCGCGTGTCTCAACTGACGATCAGGATTTGCGGGTGCAGCGCGCCGCACTGAAGGAGGCCGGCTGTCGCCGCACTTTTGAGGAGAAGGTTTCGGGCGCAAGGCGCAACCGGCCCGAGCTGGAACGCATGCTCGAACATCTCCGTGACGATGACGTAGTAGTAGTCACGCGGCTTGATCGGCTCGCACGATCAACCAGAGACCTGCTCGACATCGCTGAGCGCTTAAAGGAAGCTGGCGCGGGGTTGCGTTCGATGGCCGAGCCTTGGGCCGATACAACCTCCCCAGCGGGTCGCATGGTTTTGACCGTCTTTGCCGGCATTGCCGAGTTCGAGCGCGAGCTAATCTATCAGCGTACAAGCAGTGGGCGGGTTGCCGCCAGAGCGCGAGGCGTGCGCTTCGGCCGGCCGCCTAAACTTACTTCAGACCAAGTCGCTCTAGGCGAACGTCTGGTGGAGGAGGGCACATCCGTCCGAGAAGCAGCTAAGCTGCTCAAGTGCCACCACGCCACTCTCTACCGAGCGCTATCCACGCGCACGAGCCTTCCGATCAGCGATAGGTCCCGGATTTATGACACACATGGCGGTAAAACCGTGACCCGAAGCGAGACATCGCTAGGGGCGGCGCACCAACTTAACGAGGTGCAAGGGTGACGTTCCGGTACATTGGCTCAAAAGCGCGCCTAACTAGCCCCTTGAGTCGGGTTATCTCCTCGTATGACAACTGCGATCGCTTCGTGGATGCGTTTTGCGGGACCGGGGCGGTATCAGAGGTAGCTGGCCTGCTCGGACGCGATGTCTGGGCAAACGACACCATGGTCAGCGCTACCATCATGACGGCAGCTCGGCTTCTTTCACATGACCAAGTCAGCTTCAGCCGTCTTGACGGTTATGACGGTGCCATCAATCGATTGAACCAAACGCCGGCTCGGACTGGCTACTTTCACCGGACGTACAGCCCTGCCTCCGCGCTGCACGCTGGAACCGCGCGCAGGTATTTCACAGAGGAGAATGCTGCCCGAATTGATGCCATGCGGTCATTGATCTCTGACTGGCGTGAGGGTGGCGATATAAGCCCTGATGAGGAAAAGCTGCTACTCGCAGACCTAATTGCGGGCGTAAACAGATGCGCTAATATTGCCGGGACATACGGCTGCTTCCTATCCAAGTGGCAGAGCGCAGCACTGCGTCCCATAGTTCTGCAACCTCGATTGCTAAAGGACTTTGCGACGGAGCTTGATACTACCACGCACGATGTCGCTGATTTAGTAACGGCCGAAAACGATCTAGTGTATCTCGATCCACCTTACACTAAGCGCCAATACGCCTCATACTACCACATCATTGAAACCTTGGTGCTTGGCGATGAACCCCGCGTTGAAGGTGTGAGCGGCCTAAGGCCTTGGCAGCACAAAGCCTCGGCCTTCTGCTACAAGCGTCGTGCGCTTGATGCGCTTGTTTCACTTGTCGAAAACATCGGCTCACGTCACGTCATTCTGTCATACAGCGCAGAAGGCCACGTCGACTTACTAGAGCTGGAGGAGATGCTTTCCCGCAGTGGTAAAATAGTCACTACTCCGATTGAGGAGGTGGGCCGCTACCGGCCAAACCGTTCGGCGAGCGCCAATGGTGACACCGTCACAGAGTACATTCTTACATATGCACGACGCGGGGCGCGAAAGAGCTCCCCAATGCCTCGGAACGTGATTTTAGAAGGCGCGACCGCATGACCGGTCCTATCCCGCTCGAACATTCATTGTTAGGGCCAGCCGAACGCATTCTCGACGCCGCATGCATCAGGTCTAAGAAGCCAGATGCCGAGCGCAGGATGCAAGTTCTTGAAGCAGCGTCTGCGCGACTGGGAGGATATGATCTAAGGTCCTTCCATCGCACCTTTGGTATCGACACGCACGATTACAGTACTTTGGATGAGGTTGCGTCAAAACTTCTCAGTGCCATCCGCGACACAAACATTCATCCGTCTCTCGCCTTGTCGTCTCTAGCTAGAGAACGATTGAGCGTCCATGCTCAGCGCACTACTGGCGCGCACTATACCGACTTTCGTCTCGCAGGATTGATCGGCCGAAATATCGCTGTCGCTGGCTCGCCAAAACTTCCGTTAGTTGATCCAGCAAGCGGCACCGGCATCCTCCTAGTCGCGTCTGTCCTCGCACTTTGCAACCAGGACCGGCGAGCCGCGGCCAAGCGCCTTGCGGAAGGTGTAATCGCTGCCGACCAATCCTCCACTGCACTGCGAGGCGCCCGACTTTCGCTGGCGTCGCTCACCGGCGATCTCACTGTGATTAAATCGATGACAGCGCGCTGGCACGCCGGGGACAGCCTGATGCGCTCCGCACGGCAATGGAGAGAGAACATCGGGGCTGCGTCCGCGATGGTGGTCGGCAATCCTCCTTGGGAAAAGCTGAAGGTGCACAGGCACGAGGAAGAGCGTGCTACGGGATCGTCGCGTCACTACGGCGCGGTGCACGAAGGTGCGATCTCGATCGCGACGGAGCAGCGAAAGAAGGAAGTTAGGAACTACGCCCAAGCCGTCTCGGAGCGCTTCGGACTGGCGAGTGGTGAACAGGA comes from the Sphingobium baderi genome and includes:
- a CDS encoding SDR family NAD(P)-dependent oxidoreductase; protein product: MKGLQDKSIVVTGGGSGIGEAVALALGEAGCRVTVADLDGGKAQAVAAAIGQAGGTAQGIAADVADESSVIAMIGAAVSTYGRLDGACNAAGVPQRGKLLHEIELGEWDRCHAVNLRGLFLCNKHEIRTMLDKGGAIVNIVSTSAMVGFPNGSEYCASKAGAMGLTRGGAIDYATKGIRINAVLPGGTLTPMLKGAMEVDAGLEQALAAVHPMNRFGQPSEIAGAVRWLLSDEASFATGASFAIDGGHTSI
- a CDS encoding recombinase family protein, whose translation is MTHTLIGYARCSTDKQDLAAQQDALVKLGVAANRIYTDKGFTGTNRTRPGLDQALAAVRSGDTLVVPKLDRLARSVPDARAIGDDLAMRGVKLQLGASVHDPSDPMGKLFFNILATFAEFEADLIRMRTREGMVVARSKGKLRGKKPKLSDRQQKELRRMYDTDDYSISDLAEVFSISRPTVYRTLGRQSSAPAAKPA
- a CDS encoding M1 family metallopeptidase, with the translated sequence MIRRMLASPLAGTALGLLCSPAFAANRPGDGFEVASYRLALTPDIENRTVAGREKITLRATVDGVRRLNFSANTLGIDSATLDGVALAHTVEGDVLGFDLPRPLRRGRTVKLELSYHGRPARGFAGSATTLYTSYFACDWMVCSQNKFGEKAAFSLDLRVPAGMTSLSVGNMIVRRPGADGSEIHTWKAPRPYSAYLYGFAVGRLTRVSERVGSKRLTYLSNTADAGELKRRLAGTKDMVAFLSAKAGMPLPVADYSQLLVEGDEAQEAATYSVLGSDALPRQPDDPSQDWAIVHELTHQWWGNLITCETLKDFWLNEGITTFMTAAWKQHRYGRAAYEAELNEARSRFEKARAMGFDKPLAWNGTYPTLGVRRAIQYSKGALFMAQLRVTLGDAAFWSGLRRYTRDHAGGTVTSIDLKRAMEEASGRDLRPLFAEWVFGEGLSEGQSQ
- a CDS encoding recombinase family protein, coding for MTRVGYARVSTIDQDLDIQVARLKAAGCEILRSETGSGASRTGRTELETIMQFLRADDELVVLRLDRLGRSTRDVLNLVHELDQKGASLRVLEPEVTTAGSMGRMVITILGMVADMELTFIKDRQRAGIEAARAEGVYKGRKKNIDDDEIRRRITAGASKASVARDLKISRMTVYRALDVIPSRIGLPEKPPSVTIALHLTIENFNKHGRGRKPARERIEAMLERDYQMQKTGNCDYTLTVAYDQGADGVSLDDEIASLQTEMFNIAESYRCSIETDVYEIGGQERAW
- a CDS encoding DNA adenine methylase, which translates into the protein MTFRYIGSKARLTSPLSRVISSYDNCDRFVDAFCGTGAVSEVAGLLGRDVWANDTMVSATIMTAARLLSHDQVSFSRLDGYDGAINRLNQTPARTGYFHRTYSPASALHAGTARRYFTEENAARIDAMRSLISDWREGGDISPDEEKLLLADLIAGVNRCANIAGTYGCFLSKWQSAALRPIVLQPRLLKDFATELDTTTHDVADLVTAENDLVYLDPPYTKRQYASYYHIIETLVLGDEPRVEGVSGLRPWQHKASAFCYKRRALDALVSLVENIGSRHVILSYSAEGHVDLLELEEMLSRSGKIVTTPIEEVGRYRPNRSASANGDTVTEYILTYARRGARKSSPMPRNVILEGATA
- a CDS encoding IS6-like element IS6100 family transposase; its protein translation is MTDFKWRHFQGDVILWAVRWYCRYPISYRDLEEMLAERGISVDHTTIYRWVQCYAPEMEKRLRWFWRRGFDPSWRLDETYVKVRGKWTYLYRAVDKRGDTIDFYLSPTRSAKAAKRFLGKALRGLKHWEKPATLNTDKAPSYGAAITELKREGKLDRETAHRQVKYLNNVIEADHGKLKILIKPVRGFKSIPTAYATIKGFEVMRALRKGQARPWCLQPGIRGEVRLVERAFGIGPSALTEAMGMLNHHFAAAA
- a CDS encoding Mu transposase C-terminal domain-containing protein; the encoded protein is MTDDRKSESGSAEVAPRMAVLRRHLHDAVPLDQAATDAGISLRTARRWLARYRADGPAGLARPTRPEAGKRTFPKELVELIEGMALLKPPPSIVTIHRRLAAIVGERQWRMPSYGSVRDIVRRIDPAMLTLAHEGAAAFRDKFELVHRHRAEHPNAIWQADHTQLDILILDAGGRPVRPWLTTVLDDHSRVIAGYMVFLGAPSALNTSLALRQAIWRKADPTWPVCGIPDVLYVDHGSDFTSLHLEQAAADLRIRLIYSAVARPQGRGKIERLFRTINTELLAELPGNLRNGKPVSPPRLTLPELDAAIGTYIVATYNVRPHRAIGVPPVDAWRGDGWLSRMPETLEELDALLVMVAKPRIVHRDGIRFEGLRYFNPTLAAYVGEPVTIRYDPRDVGEVRIFHRNVFLCRAVSPDHAGLSITLKDVQAARIAYRRRLRSEIGERKARVADYLPAILRPLGSGSVRASTPKPTPATSPEVTRSKPRLRTYYEGE
- a CDS encoding AAA family ATPase, coding for MADGSARATSFISTQEHRRFTEFANAVRKHRYIGLCHGTAGVGKTLSARRYARWDGAVDLLMTWGARQASDLKIYADLARARAVFYTPTVGSTLRELRQDLPRLIDRVDICIDQHVRPKDQIVVSPRKHFVELLIVDEADRLSNTGLEYLRDLFDRQGIGLILIGMPGIEKRMERYAQLFSRVGFAHQYRPLQDQELTFVLTRRWRDLGLAMDEADFTDAQAVATIVRITGGNFRLLHRLFVQIERILRINGLNAITDDVVEAARSTLVIGVT